One genomic region from Nocardia vinacea encodes:
- a CDS encoding SDR family NAD(P)-dependent oxidoreductase gives MTRYSLSDKVVLITGAGRGLGAATAAALVQRGARVLLADIDLSAAQQVAATLPKGQALALKCDVTQLDSVQEAVRRAHEEFGRIDVVIANAGILGRGATFRALTPGQVGNVLSVNVDGVVNTVSATLESVIENRGQIVLVSSVYAYINGAGAIPYAMSKAAVEQLGRGLGVELARHGASAMTAYFSLIQTDMIRQGVDADPHVLALLAAMPKFILKRIQPQTAAAAIADGLERRQRAITIPGRWRPVAALRGLAGPIVDGKLARDASVQRALAQLENLAAVDELPRRNHVG, from the coding sequence ATGACACGCTATTCACTTTCCGACAAGGTCGTCCTGATTACCGGAGCCGGTCGTGGGTTGGGTGCGGCCACCGCCGCCGCCCTGGTTCAGCGTGGAGCACGGGTGTTGCTGGCGGACATCGATCTGTCAGCAGCGCAACAAGTTGCGGCCACACTGCCGAAGGGGCAAGCGTTGGCGCTGAAATGCGATGTCACCCAACTCGATTCCGTCCAGGAAGCTGTGCGCCGAGCGCATGAGGAGTTCGGGCGCATCGACGTCGTGATCGCCAACGCCGGCATTCTGGGGCGTGGTGCCACCTTCCGCGCACTCACACCCGGACAAGTGGGAAATGTTCTGTCGGTCAACGTCGATGGCGTCGTCAACACTGTGTCGGCCACGCTGGAATCCGTGATCGAGAACCGGGGACAGATCGTCCTGGTGAGTTCGGTATACGCCTACATCAACGGCGCGGGCGCCATCCCTTACGCGATGAGCAAGGCTGCCGTCGAGCAACTCGGCCGGGGCCTCGGCGTCGAGTTGGCCAGGCACGGCGCGTCTGCCATGACGGCCTATTTCTCACTTATCCAGACCGACATGATTCGTCAGGGCGTGGACGCGGATCCGCACGTACTCGCCCTGCTCGCCGCGATGCCCAAGTTCATCCTCAAACGAATTCAGCCGCAAACCGCGGCCGCCGCGATCGCCGACGGACTGGAACGTCGGCAACGCGCCATCACTATCCCCGGACGCTGGCGGCCCGTCGCAGCCCTTCGTGGTCTGGCCGGACCGATCGTCGACGGAAAACTTGCGCGCGATGCCTCCGTGCAGCGAGCCCTTGCCCAACTCGAGAATCTTGCCGCTGTCGACGAGCTCCCTCGGAGGAACCATGTCGGATGA
- a CDS encoding alpha/beta hydrolase translates to MSTYTPVNTAENLHVDAASGRFTYRRMGPRGGVPLVLVHRFRATVDWWDPEFLDILAAERDVILFDNIGIGYTGGEALTTVEGFTAGTIEFIEALGLTEVDLLGWSFGGVVAQAVTLTRPDLVRKLIVAGSGSGLAPNMPTMSERVLGIMAKPDADLDDMLYLFYPETEGARKLGLEHFDKVSAAMPADAPVVSEAAAMGQLQAIVAALATPWEQVVAGLATIRQPVLYANGMHDVMIHAFASYSAVEHLPSAKLVLYSDAGHAFLFQYLEEFTAEIKSFLAD, encoded by the coding sequence ATGAGTACCTACACACCTGTCAACACCGCCGAGAACCTGCATGTCGATGCGGCGTCGGGTCGTTTCACCTACCGCCGCATGGGCCCGCGCGGCGGAGTTCCACTCGTGCTCGTGCACCGCTTCCGTGCCACCGTCGACTGGTGGGATCCGGAGTTTCTCGACATCCTCGCCGCCGAGCGCGACGTCATCCTGTTCGACAACATCGGTATCGGATACACCGGCGGTGAAGCCCTCACCACCGTCGAGGGATTCACCGCGGGCACGATCGAATTCATCGAAGCGCTGGGGCTGACCGAGGTCGACCTTCTCGGGTGGTCCTTCGGTGGTGTCGTCGCGCAGGCGGTCACGCTCACCCGACCCGATCTCGTCCGCAAGTTGATCGTCGCGGGCAGTGGATCGGGCCTCGCCCCCAACATGCCGACCATGAGCGAGCGGGTCCTTGGAATCATGGCCAAGCCGGATGCCGACCTCGATGACATGTTGTACCTGTTCTATCCCGAAACCGAAGGCGCTCGGAAGCTGGGGCTCGAACACTTCGACAAGGTCTCGGCCGCGATGCCGGCCGACGCCCCGGTAGTCAGCGAGGCGGCCGCGATGGGGCAGCTCCAAGCAATCGTCGCGGCGTTGGCGACCCCGTGGGAGCAGGTTGTCGCGGGGCTCGCGACCATCCGGCAACCTGTGCTCTACGCCAACGGTATGCACGACGTCATGATCCACGCCTTCGCGTCGTACTCCGCGGTTGAACACCTGCCGTCGGCCAAGTTGGTGCTGTACAGCGACGCCGGCCACGCATTCCTGTTCCAGTACCTCGAGGAGTTCACGGCCGAAATCAAATCTTTCCTCGCGGACTGA
- a CDS encoding SDR family oxidoreductase yields the protein MTSLADQTVLVTGANRGMGREYVEQLLGRGVAKVYAAARDPQTIHVADPRIVPLQLDVTNAMSVAEAAETATDVSVLINNAGIARGTSVLDRSTAMLRAELETNLFGPLALASAFADRIAERSGAIVNVSSVLAWLPVGASYGVSKAAMWSATDSMRTELAPRGVQVVGVYMGLVDTDMGKFSDSPKSDPADVVRQVLDGIESGDAEVLADELSRQARTWLSDPVQERVAQLMSS from the coding sequence ATGACTTCGCTCGCCGATCAAACGGTGCTCGTCACCGGAGCCAACCGCGGCATGGGCCGCGAGTACGTCGAGCAACTACTCGGCCGTGGGGTGGCGAAGGTCTACGCCGCCGCCCGCGACCCACAGACAATCCACGTGGCGGACCCACGCATCGTTCCGCTGCAGCTCGATGTCACGAATGCGATGTCGGTCGCCGAAGCGGCCGAGACCGCAACCGATGTCAGCGTTCTGATCAACAACGCCGGCATCGCCCGCGGGACCTCGGTGCTCGACCGGTCCACGGCCATGCTTCGCGCGGAGCTAGAGACGAACCTGTTCGGTCCACTTGCGCTGGCTTCCGCGTTCGCCGATCGAATCGCCGAGCGTTCCGGTGCCATCGTCAACGTCTCGTCGGTTCTCGCATGGCTTCCCGTCGGCGCGAGCTATGGCGTATCGAAGGCGGCGATGTGGAGCGCCACGGACTCGATGCGCACCGAACTCGCCCCACGCGGAGTCCAGGTGGTGGGCGTCTACATGGGGCTCGTCGACACCGACATGGGCAAGTTCTCGGATTCGCCGAAGTCCGATCCCGCAGACGTGGTTCGCCAGGTACTCGATGGCATCGAGTCCGGCGATGCGGAGGTACTGGCCGACGAGCTCAGCCGCCAGGCGCGCACCTGGTTGAGCGACCCCGTGCAGGAACGGGTCGCGCAGCTGATGAGCAGCTGA
- a CDS encoding alkene reductase: protein MSVAFKPVRIGPWDLPQSFVMAPLTRSRAGEGNVPTAMNAEYYSQRAGAGLIVTEGTAPSAVGQGYPTVPGLYTDEQVAGWCLVADGVHGAGGTIVAQLMHVGRVAHASNKDGVDTISPSAVQAPGQMFTLAGMVDHDVPRAIETGEIAGIIAEFVEAARNAIRAGLDGVEIHGANGYLLHQFLDPTVNLRDDEFGGTPAKRARFVIDVVGAVADAIGADRVGLRLSPGHQLNGIGEVPGADLDQTYQTVVDGIAPLGLAYLSILASPFESLEPLVRDLRTRFGGSVLLNLGATPVATSLETVEELLDKGVADAVVVGRAFLANPDLVERWRTGAELNAVDFTTLYGGGSRGYTDYPSLVEIA from the coding sequence ATGTCTGTTGCTTTCAAACCCGTCCGGATCGGACCGTGGGACCTGCCGCAGTCGTTCGTTATGGCGCCACTGACTCGTAGCCGCGCGGGGGAAGGCAACGTGCCCACGGCGATGAACGCCGAGTACTACAGCCAGCGCGCCGGAGCCGGGCTCATCGTCACGGAGGGCACTGCACCCAGTGCCGTCGGCCAGGGCTACCCCACTGTGCCCGGGCTCTACACCGACGAACAGGTCGCCGGATGGTGCCTCGTCGCCGATGGTGTGCACGGCGCCGGCGGCACGATCGTGGCTCAGTTGATGCACGTCGGGCGGGTCGCTCATGCCAGCAATAAGGACGGTGTCGACACGATCTCGCCCAGCGCTGTCCAGGCTCCAGGCCAGATGTTCACGCTGGCCGGCATGGTCGATCACGATGTGCCCCGGGCCATCGAGACCGGTGAAATCGCCGGAATCATCGCCGAATTCGTCGAGGCCGCCCGCAACGCGATCCGTGCTGGTCTCGATGGCGTCGAGATCCACGGTGCGAACGGCTATCTGCTGCACCAGTTCCTCGATCCGACGGTCAACCTCCGCGACGACGAATTCGGCGGCACGCCGGCGAAGCGGGCTCGTTTCGTCATCGACGTGGTTGGGGCAGTCGCCGACGCTATCGGCGCTGACCGTGTCGGCCTGCGGCTCTCGCCCGGCCATCAGTTGAACGGCATCGGCGAGGTGCCCGGTGCCGACCTCGACCAGACCTATCAGACGGTCGTGGATGGGATCGCGCCGTTAGGTCTGGCGTACCTGAGCATTTTGGCCAGTCCGTTCGAGTCTCTCGAACCGCTCGTCCGCGACCTCCGCACGCGATTCGGCGGCTCGGTGCTGTTGAACCTCGGTGCCACACCCGTGGCGACGTCGCTGGAGACGGTCGAGGAGCTGCTGGACAAGGGGGTGGCTGACGCCGTTGTCGTCGGGCGTGCCTTCCTCGCCAATCCCGATCTCGTAGAGCGTTGGCGCACCGGCGCGGAGCTGAACGCGGTGGACTTCACCACCCTGTACGGCGGCGGCTCGCGCGGGTACACCGACTATCCGAGTCTCGTGGAGATCGCCTGA
- a CDS encoding helix-turn-helix domain-containing protein, with translation METGRLYGQGCPLATALDVLGERWTLLIIRELLLGPKRFNELGAKLPAAGPNRLTSRLRRLQGVGVVAKASSGAYALTEFGEGLRTPVIGFGLWGLGLMSEGIEPETARPDMVALCMTGAVSPNLLSGLNFVCVVHTPEVFTMRVRESALSVASGESESESPIRLHCSSATFIALTMGALTLAEARRVGAARVLGKGTGLPKLFTAFAATTREFQAAL, from the coding sequence GTGGAGACGGGTCGCCTGTACGGACAAGGGTGTCCGCTCGCGACCGCTTTGGACGTGCTGGGCGAACGATGGACCCTGCTGATCATTCGGGAATTGCTCCTCGGACCCAAGCGGTTCAACGAACTCGGCGCGAAGCTGCCGGCCGCCGGACCGAACCGCTTGACGAGCCGGCTCCGTCGGCTCCAAGGGGTCGGCGTCGTGGCGAAGGCGTCCAGCGGTGCCTACGCGTTGACGGAGTTCGGTGAAGGACTGCGGACGCCCGTCATCGGCTTCGGTCTCTGGGGGCTCGGTCTGATGTCAGAAGGAATCGAGCCGGAAACGGCGCGTCCCGATATGGTGGCGCTCTGTATGACGGGAGCGGTCTCCCCGAATCTGCTGTCGGGCCTGAACTTCGTGTGCGTTGTACACACTCCCGAGGTGTTCACGATGAGGGTTCGCGAGTCTGCGCTGTCGGTGGCGTCCGGGGAATCAGAGTCGGAGTCGCCGATCAGGCTCCACTGTTCGTCCGCGACCTTCATCGCGTTGACGATGGGCGCGCTCACCTTGGCGGAGGCTCGCCGCGTCGGTGCGGCCCGCGTGCTGGGCAAGGGCACAGGTCTTCCGAAGTTGTTCACGGCGTTCGCGGCCACCACTCGGGAGTTCCAAGCAGCTCTGTGA
- a CDS encoding amidase — MSDDLAFAPAHELLAHLRSGEVSSRELVDLYLQRIEQHDRRLNSVITLDAERARAEAAKADQERVSGNDSLGPLHGLPITAKDSYETAGMRSACGRRDLVNHVPTRDAEPIARLRRAGAIIMGKTNMPPGNQDVQADNPVFGPTNNPWDLSRTSGGSAGGGAVATAAGLTAFDFGSEIGGSTRIPSHFVGLYGHKATWRSIPLVGHLPPGPGTGRWAEPDLACAGAQVRDARDLIPVLEATTGALARDGGFTYSLADPRATTLSDFRVAVWFDDPDCPIDSEVNAAMANAIAVLEQAGAKVEIQPAALPVSIGESHRVFEPLVYGQLSGDRTGITPASGAAMAMRMVQNPRGAATHAFRGTFQSHYAWMQADAKRQEIREGWYEFFRQFDIVLMPVTPTAAPVHHNKLIDRFGRRFEVDGKARSYWDQVKWCAIANIAGAPATTIPSGLGRSGLPVGLQAMGPAGGDLTTIEFAALLGKQLGGYLRPDGYGA, encoded by the coding sequence ATGTCGGATGATCTTGCCTTCGCACCCGCCCACGAGCTGCTGGCACATCTGCGCAGCGGTGAGGTGTCCAGTCGCGAACTCGTCGACCTCTACTTGCAGCGAATCGAGCAGCACGACCGTCGCCTGAACTCGGTGATCACGTTGGATGCCGAGCGTGCGCGCGCCGAGGCCGCCAAGGCGGACCAAGAGCGGGTCAGCGGTAATGACTCGTTGGGACCTCTGCACGGATTGCCCATCACCGCGAAAGACAGTTACGAGACGGCAGGCATGAGGTCCGCGTGCGGTCGGCGCGACCTCGTAAACCATGTGCCGACCCGGGACGCGGAACCGATTGCGCGGCTTCGCCGAGCCGGGGCAATCATCATGGGCAAGACCAATATGCCGCCCGGAAATCAGGACGTGCAGGCGGACAATCCTGTTTTCGGTCCGACAAACAATCCGTGGGACCTCTCACGCACATCGGGTGGTTCTGCCGGGGGAGGTGCGGTGGCGACCGCTGCCGGGCTCACCGCTTTCGACTTCGGCTCGGAAATCGGTGGCTCGACTCGGATCCCGTCGCATTTTGTCGGGCTGTACGGGCACAAGGCGACTTGGCGGTCGATCCCCTTGGTGGGCCACCTCCCACCAGGACCTGGGACCGGTCGGTGGGCTGAGCCCGACCTCGCCTGCGCCGGCGCTCAGGTGCGCGACGCACGCGACCTGATTCCTGTCCTGGAGGCGACCACCGGCGCGTTGGCGCGTGACGGCGGCTTTACGTATTCCCTCGCGGACCCCCGAGCCACCACTCTGAGCGACTTCCGCGTCGCGGTCTGGTTCGACGACCCGGACTGCCCCATCGACTCCGAGGTAAACGCCGCCATGGCCAACGCGATCGCCGTCTTGGAGCAGGCGGGCGCAAAGGTCGAGATCCAGCCTGCCGCGCTGCCGGTCAGTATCGGCGAGTCGCATCGAGTCTTCGAGCCACTGGTGTACGGACAGCTCTCGGGTGATCGCACAGGTATCACCCCAGCCTCTGGTGCCGCAATGGCGATGCGCATGGTGCAGAACCCGCGAGGGGCTGCCACGCACGCTTTTCGAGGCACGTTCCAGTCGCACTATGCCTGGATGCAGGCAGATGCCAAGCGTCAGGAAATACGGGAGGGGTGGTACGAGTTCTTCCGCCAGTTCGACATCGTGCTCATGCCGGTTACGCCCACGGCGGCACCTGTGCACCACAACAAGTTGATCGACAGATTCGGTCGGCGATTCGAAGTCGACGGCAAGGCCCGCTCCTACTGGGACCAGGTCAAATGGTGTGCCATCGCCAACATCGCCGGAGCACCTGCCACGACGATTCCCAGCGGTCTCGGCAGATCCGGGCTGCCGGTGGGTCTGCAAGCGATGGGGCCTGCCGGCGGCGATCTCACCACAATCGAGTTCGCGGCATTGTTGGGCAAGCAACTCGGCGGGTATCTCCGCCCTGATGGCTATGGTGCGTGA